The following coding sequences lie in one Candidatus Eremiobacterota bacterium genomic window:
- a CDS encoding DUF1800 domain-containing protein, with translation MAAQAQVDVGGMLRPQGRLDLSTALQPYRDTLGERAAAHLLRRAGFGGTPEEIRRYAVMRAGDAVAALLAVPRATSVGPPPEADTDGPLGKREARDAVLALQLWWLNRMLASPAPLQEKMTLFFHGHFTSRATPRFPRITYNQNALFRRNATGNLRELTRAVSTDAAMLIYLDGANNVASHPNENYARELMELFTLGVDNYSEQDVRESARAWTGWRVARKTGAVHFDPRLHDGGRKLFLGHSGYFDGNDIVDIIFDQPQCARFFATSLLNWLLYNDPEPELVDAVAGEIRRHNYELTPVLRLLLCANVFYSPRSYRALVKSPIEFVIGTYKALGLTKIDEPAVVALQQMGQRLFYPPSVAGWPGGQNWLTSGTMIARQNFLTRLLGSQTLAASSWLRTVPIASKGAAQTLAQQILQRDVAPASLLELEGYLAGSGSAALASLSAENYEQRVSGAVYLAMATPAYQLN, from the coding sequence ATGGCCGCGCAGGCTCAAGTCGACGTCGGCGGTATGCTGCGTCCGCAGGGCCGTCTCGATCTTTCGACGGCACTTCAACCCTACCGCGATACGCTCGGCGAACGTGCGGCCGCGCATTTGTTGCGCCGCGCTGGTTTCGGAGGCACGCCCGAGGAAATTCGCCGCTACGCGGTAATGCGGGCCGGCGACGCCGTCGCTGCATTGCTTGCCGTTCCGCGGGCAACATCGGTTGGACCGCCGCCCGAAGCCGATACCGACGGACCGTTGGGCAAGCGCGAGGCGCGCGATGCCGTGCTCGCGCTGCAGCTCTGGTGGCTCAACCGCATGCTCGCATCGCCCGCGCCGCTCCAAGAGAAGATGACGCTCTTCTTTCACGGGCACTTTACCTCGCGTGCGACGCCGCGCTTTCCGCGCATCACCTATAATCAGAACGCCCTTTTCCGGCGCAATGCGACTGGAAATCTGCGGGAGCTGACGCGCGCCGTCTCCACCGATGCGGCGATGCTAATCTATCTCGACGGCGCGAACAATGTGGCATCGCATCCCAACGAAAACTACGCACGCGAGCTTATGGAGCTCTTCACACTCGGCGTCGACAACTATAGCGAGCAGGATGTGCGAGAGTCGGCCCGCGCCTGGACTGGCTGGCGCGTCGCTCGAAAGACGGGCGCGGTTCATTTCGATCCCCGTCTGCACGACGGCGGTCGAAAACTCTTTCTCGGGCATAGCGGATACTTCGACGGCAACGACATCGTCGACATTATCTTCGATCAGCCGCAGTGCGCGCGATTCTTCGCCACTAGCCTGCTGAACTGGTTGCTCTATAACGATCCCGAGCCGGAACTCGTCGACGCGGTTGCCGGCGAAATACGCCGCCATAACTACGAGTTGACGCCCGTTCTGCGACTGCTTCTTTGCGCAAACGTGTTTTATTCGCCGCGCTCCTATCGAGCGTTGGTCAAGAGTCCGATCGAATTCGTCATCGGTACCTATAAGGCACTCGGGCTGACCAAAATCGACGAGCCCGCAGTTGTGGCGCTCCAACAGATGGGCCAACGGCTCTTCTATCCGCCCAGTGTCGCGGGTTGGCCGGGTGGCCAGAATTGGCTGACGAGCGGCACGATGATCGCGCGGCAAAATTTTCTTACGCGCTTGCTCGGTTCGCAGACCCTGGCGGCATCGTCGTGGTTGCGAACCGTACCGATCGCGTCGAAGGGCGCGGCGCAAACGCTCGCGCAGCAGATCCTGCAGCGCGATGTCGCTCCGGCGTCGTTGCTGGAGCTGGAAGGCTACCTGGCTGGTTCGGGAAGTGCGGCGCTCGCGTCGCTATCGGCGGAGAACTACGAGCAGCGTGTCAGCGGAGCGGTCTATCTTGCGATGGCCACGCCGGCCTACCAGTTGAATTGA
- a CDS encoding MBL fold metallo-hydrolase, with amino-acid sequence MSASVLFLGSGGARFVVARQLRASGGIWMRFDQTQIHVDPGPGALVRALSHVPPCNPRELEAIVLSHKHLDHSGDVNVLIEAMTSGGFHRRGAVLAPADVFDHEPVVLPYARRFVERVERLEPSSGPYWIGDVALYTSMRHRHAVQTHGLIFEHAGMRVAYLPCGRYFDELVADYAKHRPDVLIVNVLRYRDDMNVDHFSWADARNTVAGVRPKVAVFAHFGTSMLEADPPRLAAQLEDELGLRVIAAHDGYLLDVETEVAAVAG; translated from the coding sequence TTGAGCGCTTCGGTTCTTTTTCTCGGCAGCGGCGGCGCTCGATTCGTCGTTGCACGGCAGTTGCGCGCCTCCGGCGGAATCTGGATGCGATTCGACCAAACGCAAATTCACGTGGATCCCGGCCCCGGCGCGCTCGTCCGCGCGCTCTCCCACGTACCGCCCTGCAATCCACGCGAGCTCGAAGCGATCGTCCTCTCACACAAACACCTCGATCATTCCGGTGACGTCAACGTCTTGATCGAAGCGATGACGTCGGGAGGGTTTCACCGTCGCGGCGCGGTGCTCGCCCCGGCCGATGTCTTCGATCACGAGCCGGTCGTCTTGCCGTATGCGCGCCGGTTCGTCGAGCGCGTGGAACGACTCGAGCCGAGCAGCGGACCCTATTGGATCGGCGACGTCGCGCTCTACACCTCGATGCGCCATCGCCATGCGGTGCAGACGCACGGACTCATTTTCGAGCACGCCGGAATGCGCGTTGCCTATCTCCCCTGCGGCCGCTATTTCGACGAGCTTGTCGCCGATTACGCAAAACATCGTCCCGACGTTTTGATCGTTAACGTGCTGCGGTATCGCGACGACATGAACGTCGATCATTTCAGTTGGGCGGATGCGCGAAACACCGTGGCCGGAGTCCGTCCGAAAGTCGCCGTCTTCGCTCATTTCGGAACGAGTATGCTCGAAGCGGATCCGCCGCGACTCGCCGCCCAGCTCGAGGACGAGCTCGGCTTACGAGTGATCGCCGCGCACGACGGCTATCTTCTGGACGTTGAAACGGAGGTCGCGGCCGTCGCCGGTTAG
- a CDS encoding DUF4097 family beta strand repeat protein: MLVAAEVVIVGMGIYALGRGNRSFAAGLHRSDFAATTIAPIAAGAAPHVVVDDVESRVHIDTSNDELVHVRDLTQIHGAVFSSGKYPQLVVSRTADGVRIERPPAPSSSLDIFGFTTEAIEVQVPPSAQLEIARCAGADVRGITGGVNVHSVDGHVTLSDVDGSVDVRSDDGYVNATNVRGGRLSLVSMDGHIALQDVAVASLLATTNDGRIEGDNLNVSGTATLQTDDGPVRLHLAPDADLTIDATTRDGNISVDGTSVDRTDDAAQRTIRLGAGTGQMKVMTADGSIHIITNGEAHGL; the protein is encoded by the coding sequence ATGCTCGTGGCGGCAGAAGTCGTGATTGTCGGAATGGGCATCTACGCGCTCGGCCGCGGCAACCGATCGTTCGCGGCCGGCTTGCATCGAAGTGACTTCGCGGCGACCACGATCGCGCCGATCGCCGCCGGAGCCGCGCCGCACGTCGTCGTCGACGACGTCGAATCGCGCGTGCATATCGATACGTCGAATGACGAGCTCGTCCACGTGCGCGATTTGACACAGATCCACGGTGCCGTCTTTTCGAGCGGAAAGTATCCGCAGCTCGTGGTCTCTCGCACGGCCGACGGGGTGCGCATCGAGCGTCCGCCGGCGCCGAGCAGCTCGCTCGATATCTTCGGTTTTACTACCGAAGCCATCGAAGTCCAAGTGCCGCCGAGTGCTCAACTGGAGATTGCTCGATGTGCGGGCGCCGACGTGCGCGGGATTACAGGCGGTGTGAACGTCCACTCGGTGGACGGCCATGTGACCTTGAGCGACGTCGATGGTTCCGTCGACGTCCGCAGCGACGACGGATACGTCAATGCGACGAACGTGCGCGGCGGGCGCCTTTCGCTGGTATCGATGGACGGGCATATCGCGCTGCAAGACGTCGCGGTCGCCTCGCTGCTGGCGACCACCAACGACGGGCGCATCGAGGGGGACAACCTCAACGTTTCCGGCACGGCGACGCTCCAAACCGATGACGGCCCAGTGCGCCTCCACCTTGCGCCCGACGCCGATTTGACGATTGACGCAACGACCCGCGACGGCAATATTTCGGTTGACGGAACGTCCGTCGATCGAACTGACGACGCGGCACAACGCACGATCCGCCTCGGCGCGGGCACTGGGCAAATGAAGGTCATGACCGCGGACGGATCGATTCACATTATTACCAACGGAGAAGCTCATGGACTCTAG
- a CDS encoding molybdopterin-dependent oxidoreductase has product MKRRLFIASSLTTLAGCGPISAALSQNHNVQRVLASAESLNHALIGTHGLAREYRASDVDRHFRVNGFATPSDARYAHLLAENFAAYRLVVDGAVERPQSFSLAALDRMAQRTQITRHDCVEGWSAIGKWSGVPLATVLDAVRPRADARYVVFRCMDNDGAGNLYYESLDLHQARHPQALLAMRLNDAPLDADHGAPVRLRVPTQLGYKSAKWIARIELVSTVGTIYAGRGGYWEDQGYEWYAGI; this is encoded by the coding sequence ATGAAGCGACGTCTCTTCATCGCATCGAGTCTGACAACGCTGGCCGGATGCGGACCGATCAGCGCCGCTCTCAGCCAAAATCACAACGTTCAACGCGTGCTCGCTTCGGCGGAGAGTCTCAATCACGCGCTGATCGGCACCCACGGTCTGGCGCGCGAGTATCGCGCCAGCGACGTCGACCGGCATTTCCGCGTGAACGGTTTCGCAACGCCGTCGGATGCGCGCTACGCACACTTGCTGGCCGAGAATTTTGCCGCGTATCGTCTTGTCGTTGACGGTGCGGTGGAACGACCGCAGTCGTTCAGCCTCGCCGCGCTCGATCGCATGGCACAGCGCACGCAAATCACCCGTCACGATTGCGTCGAGGGCTGGAGCGCCATCGGGAAATGGAGCGGCGTGCCGCTTGCAACGGTGCTCGACGCGGTTCGGCCGCGCGCCGATGCGCGTTACGTCGTCTTTCGCTGCATGGATAACGACGGCGCCGGTAACCTGTACTACGAAAGTCTTGACCTGCATCAGGCGCGCCATCCGCAAGCGTTGTTGGCGATGCGCCTCAACGATGCACCGCTCGATGCCGATCACGGCGCGCCCGTGCGCTTGCGCGTGCCAACGCAGCTTGGCTACAAGAGCGCAAAATGGATCGCGCGGATTGAGCTCGTCTCCACCGTTGGCACGATCTATGCCGGCCGCGGCGGTTATTGGGAAGATCAAGGCTACGAATGGTACGCCGGAATCTAA
- a CDS encoding methylcrotonoyl-CoA carboxylase, whose translation MAVLESRLDPRSESFAQNAQRMERLVAELRERLIAVRSGGGAEAVEKHRRRQKLTARERIERLVDPASDFLELSALAAFDMYRNDSPAAGIVTGIGIVEGQHCVIVANDATVKGGTYYPMTVKKHLRAQEIAEQNHLPCIYLVDSGGAFLPLQDEVFPDRDHFGRIFYNQARMSSKRIAQIAAVMGSCTAGGAYVPAMSDETVIVKDAGTIFLGGPPLVKAATGEIVTAEELGGADVHTRISGVADHFASDDLQALAIVREIVRNLHLELPGQWDRLEGQAPRYKPRDIYGIIPADSRTGYDVREVVARLVDASEFHEFKSRYGTTLVCGFAHIEGHPIGILANNGILFSESALKGAHFIELCAQRGTPLLFLQNITGFMVGKEYENRGIAKDGAKLVMAVACAEVPKFTVVIGGSFGAGNYGMAGRAYSPRQLWMWPNARISVMGGPQAASVLSTVKGEMTPEQKAAFEAPILEKYEREGNPYYSTARLWDDGIIDPLDTRRVIALGLDAAAHAPQPRTQFGVFRM comes from the coding sequence ATGGCGGTTTTGGAATCGCGCCTCGACCCGCGCTCAGAAAGCTTTGCCCAGAACGCGCAGCGCATGGAGCGGCTCGTCGCGGAACTGCGCGAGCGCCTTATCGCCGTTCGCTCGGGCGGCGGTGCCGAGGCTGTTGAAAAACATCGTCGCCGGCAGAAGTTGACGGCGCGCGAACGCATCGAACGGCTGGTCGATCCGGCCTCGGATTTTCTCGAGCTCTCGGCGCTTGCCGCCTTCGATATGTACCGCAACGATTCGCCGGCGGCGGGCATCGTAACGGGGATCGGCATCGTCGAGGGCCAGCATTGCGTGATCGTGGCCAACGATGCGACCGTCAAAGGCGGCACTTACTATCCCATGACGGTGAAGAAGCATCTGCGCGCGCAGGAGATTGCCGAGCAGAACCATTTACCGTGCATCTATCTGGTCGATTCGGGCGGCGCATTTTTGCCGCTCCAGGACGAAGTCTTTCCCGATCGCGATCATTTCGGCCGCATCTTTTACAATCAGGCGCGCATGTCGAGCAAACGCATCGCTCAAATTGCGGCGGTCATGGGATCGTGCACCGCCGGCGGAGCGTACGTTCCGGCGATGAGCGACGAGACCGTGATCGTCAAAGATGCGGGGACGATCTTCTTAGGCGGTCCACCGCTGGTCAAAGCTGCAACCGGCGAAATTGTAACCGCCGAGGAACTCGGTGGAGCGGACGTCCACACGCGCATCTCGGGCGTCGCCGATCACTTTGCGAGCGACGATCTGCAAGCACTCGCGATCGTCCGTGAAATCGTACGCAATCTACATCTCGAGCTGCCAGGCCAATGGGACCGCCTCGAAGGTCAAGCGCCCAGATACAAGCCGCGGGATATTTACGGCATCATTCCCGCCGATAGCCGGACGGGCTACGACGTGCGCGAAGTCGTCGCTCGGCTCGTTGACGCATCGGAGTTTCACGAGTTCAAGTCACGCTACGGTACCACACTCGTCTGCGGTTTTGCGCACATCGAGGGACATCCAATCGGCATCTTGGCTAATAACGGCATTCTCTTTAGCGAGAGTGCGCTCAAAGGCGCGCATTTCATCGAGCTCTGCGCGCAGCGGGGAACGCCGCTTCTCTTCCTGCAGAACATTACCGGTTTCATGGTCGGTAAAGAGTATGAAAATCGCGGGATTGCCAAAGACGGAGCGAAGCTCGTCATGGCGGTCGCCTGTGCCGAAGTTCCGAAGTTCACGGTCGTCATCGGCGGCAGCTTCGGCGCAGGAAACTACGGAATGGCCGGGCGCGCCTACTCGCCACGCCAGCTCTGGATGTGGCCAAACGCTCGAATTAGCGTGATGGGCGGACCGCAAGCGGCGAGCGTCTTGTCAACGGTCAAGGGCGAGATGACTCCGGAGCAAAAGGCGGCCTTCGAGGCGCCGATCTTGGAAAAATACGAACGCGAAGGTAATCCTTACTATTCGACGGCTCGCCTTTGGGACGACGGCATCATCGATCCGCTCGACACGCGCCGCGTCATCGCGCTCGGGCTCGATGCAGCGGCCCACGCGCCGCAGCCGCGCACCCAATTCGGCGTCTTTCGGATGTAA
- a CDS encoding DUF1501 domain-containing protein gives MMKRRNFLLATASGLAVVANTEHVFARALAQTPLPGLPGSQNRCLVLINLYGGNDGLNCVVPHGDPRYYQLRPALAIDRSEVLAINSTVGLNPGMQSFKSLYDRGMVAIVQGVGYPNPDHSHFRSTEIWQTAAPDRYEHTGWLGRYFDAAELPRENLFKGIAVSKVLPEALVSERTDIPAIPGLNEYAMMADRNAVARDAFSAQARDRSLPFQSPYLAHVMEIEGDAQRSSEELPKLVAGYTTKASYPASALGRSLALAAQIIGSNLGTKAIYVEHGSFDTHVSQKTTQNLLLTEFSNAVGAFYEDLAAHGNDRRVLTVTFSEFGRRIEENGSRGTDHGEASPLFIVGGGVRGGLYGAAPDLADTNMGNVRFTVDFRSVYATVLERWLGRPAAPVLNGEFGKLPVLG, from the coding sequence ATGATGAAGCGACGAAATTTTTTGCTGGCGACCGCCTCGGGGCTCGCCGTGGTTGCGAATACCGAACACGTCTTTGCGCGAGCGCTCGCGCAAACGCCGCTGCCGGGTTTGCCGGGCAGTCAGAACCGCTGCTTGGTCTTGATTAATCTCTATGGTGGGAACGACGGATTGAATTGCGTCGTTCCGCACGGCGATCCACGTTACTATCAGCTGCGCCCCGCCCTTGCCATCGATCGGAGCGAGGTTCTCGCGATCAATTCGACCGTGGGATTGAACCCTGGTATGCAGTCGTTCAAGTCGCTCTACGACCGAGGCATGGTGGCCATCGTTCAGGGCGTCGGTTACCCGAATCCCGATCACTCGCATTTTCGTTCGACCGAAATTTGGCAGACTGCGGCACCCGACCGTTACGAGCATACGGGCTGGCTGGGTCGTTACTTCGATGCGGCGGAACTTCCACGCGAGAATCTCTTTAAGGGCATCGCCGTCTCCAAAGTCTTGCCCGAAGCGCTCGTCTCCGAACGCACGGACATCCCGGCAATTCCGGGCTTGAACGAGTACGCGATGATGGCCGATCGCAACGCGGTGGCGCGCGACGCGTTCTCGGCGCAGGCCCGCGACCGAAGCCTGCCCTTCCAATCGCCGTACCTCGCGCACGTGATGGAAATCGAGGGCGATGCTCAGCGCAGCTCAGAGGAACTGCCCAAGCTCGTCGCGGGCTATACGACGAAAGCATCCTATCCCGCGAGCGCGCTGGGACGAAGTCTCGCGCTGGCCGCGCAAATCATCGGCAGCAATCTCGGCACGAAAGCGATCTACGTCGAGCACGGGTCGTTCGACACGCATGTCAGTCAAAAAACGACGCAAAACTTGTTGCTCACGGAGTTCTCGAACGCCGTCGGCGCGTTTTACGAAGATCTCGCCGCGCATGGGAACGATCGCCGCGTCTTGACGGTGACTTTCAGCGAGTTTGGTCGTCGTATCGAAGAGAACGGCAGCCGCGGCACCGACCACGGCGAGGCATCGCCGCTCTTCATCGTCGGCGGCGGCGTGCGGGGTGGTCTCTACGGCGCGGCACCCGACCTTGCCGACACGAACATGGGCAACGTGCGTTTCACCGTCGATTTTCGGAGCGTTTACGCGACGGTGCTCGAGCGCTGGCTCGGACGCCCGGCCGCCCCGGTGCTCAACGGCGAGTTCGGCAAGCTGCCGGTCCTCGGATAG
- a CDS encoding HAMP domain-containing histidine kinase, which translates to MSLRWRITTGYSILLIVAITAMSGIIVWRFQQILYDQAAASVNATMRAIVQFAQQSATPFSLEDPSLGTLQFLFNSANLATWNSASSYVQVDSGDGYPLAKTANLGALTIPPNPKLSAVHDVEYREITLGSRSFFVEDRFLKEGVNAAIIHVAEPLDTLERTFSAAREAIAIVLGVTAAAVVAFSIVLASQATTPINELSREMREISSDRLALAAGTFEGRASGVALRRRRDEIGRLAKSFNDLLARLAEAFARERQFISDASHELKTPLTSINANAQMLLRWGDRDATIRRESLETIARESADLAGMVNGMLTLAKADSGDEIPKEPLSLTQIVSEVSQNAAPRAAEKGIELTFTHDGMPIVEGDPHLLRQLVGNLIDNAIKFTERGSIDVGVGQTQDAAWIEVADSGPGIAETERPHLFDRFYRADKARSRSVPGTGLGLAIVRSIARVHGGEATAGKAASGGAVFRVSLPRVMPPFTGLS; encoded by the coding sequence ATGTCTCTACGATGGCGAATCACAACCGGATATTCGATTTTGCTGATCGTGGCCATTACCGCGATGAGCGGCATCATCGTCTGGCGGTTTCAGCAAATTCTTTACGATCAGGCTGCTGCCAGCGTCAATGCCACGATGCGCGCGATCGTGCAATTTGCACAGCAATCCGCAACGCCGTTTTCGCTCGAAGATCCCTCTCTGGGAACGCTGCAATTTCTCTTTAACAGCGCGAACTTGGCGACGTGGAACTCCGCAAGCAGTTACGTTCAGGTCGATTCGGGGGACGGTTATCCGTTAGCGAAAACCGCAAACCTGGGCGCCTTGACCATCCCGCCGAATCCCAAGCTCTCAGCGGTTCACGACGTGGAGTACCGGGAAATCACGCTCGGAAGCCGTTCCTTTTTCGTGGAGGACCGCTTTCTCAAAGAGGGAGTCAACGCGGCGATCATCCACGTGGCCGAGCCGCTCGACACGCTCGAGCGGACGTTCAGCGCCGCGCGCGAAGCGATCGCTATCGTGCTCGGCGTTACCGCCGCCGCAGTCGTCGCCTTTTCGATCGTGCTCGCATCGCAGGCCACAACGCCGATCAACGAGCTTTCGCGCGAAATGCGGGAAATCAGCTCCGATCGGCTCGCGCTGGCAGCGGGCACGTTCGAGGGGCGCGCGAGCGGCGTCGCATTGCGGCGCCGCCGCGATGAGATCGGGAGGTTGGCCAAGAGCTTCAACGATCTGCTTGCACGGCTCGCCGAAGCCTTTGCGCGCGAGCGTCAGTTCATTTCCGACGCCTCGCACGAGCTCAAGACGCCGCTCACGTCCATCAACGCCAACGCGCAGATGCTGCTACGCTGGGGCGATCGGGACGCAACGATTCGGCGCGAAAGCTTGGAGACGATCGCGCGAGAAAGCGCCGATTTGGCGGGGATGGTCAACGGCATGCTGACTCTGGCCAAAGCCGATAGCGGCGACGAAATTCCAAAAGAACCGCTCTCACTCACGCAGATCGTTAGCGAGGTATCGCAGAATGCGGCTCCTCGCGCGGCGGAAAAAGGAATCGAGCTGACGTTTACTCACGATGGAATGCCGATCGTTGAAGGCGACCCGCACCTGTTACGGCAGCTCGTCGGCAATCTGATCGATAATGCGATCAAATTCACCGAACGAGGCAGCATCGACGTGGGGGTAGGACAAACTCAGGACGCGGCGTGGATCGAAGTCGCCGACAGCGGGCCGGGAATCGCCGAGACCGAGCGCCCCCACCTCTTCGATCGCTTTTATCGCGCGGACAAAGCGCGCTCTCGCAGCGTGCCGGGGACGGGGCTTGGCCTAGCGATCGTCCGCTCGATTGCTCGGGTCCATGGGGGCGAGGCGACCGCCGGCAAGGCGGCGAGCGGCGGGGCCGTGTTTCGGGTCTCCCTACCGCGCGTGATGCCTCCGTTCACCGGTCTTTCATGA
- a CDS encoding sigma-70 family RNA polymerase sigma factor yields the protein MAEAPVRVSAQPQDGDLVAIALRGNSDAFAILVERYDRAVYHLAYRTLHDVEEARDATQEAFFKAFRSLRTFKPGSKFSTWIFAIAYHACCDRLNRRKRFSGDELPDRADVSPGPEQQVIALDEATRLRAAIDALPEKYRTVVTLFHLQGRQYEEIATVLGLPMGTVKTHLFRAKEQLRRLLSGAEVTEL from the coding sequence ATGGCGGAGGCTCCCGTTCGGGTGAGCGCTCAGCCGCAGGACGGCGACCTAGTAGCGATTGCGCTTCGAGGCAACTCGGATGCCTTCGCGATACTCGTCGAACGCTACGACCGCGCGGTCTATCACCTCGCTTACCGGACGCTACACGACGTGGAAGAGGCCCGCGACGCAACCCAGGAGGCCTTTTTCAAGGCTTTTCGCAGCCTGCGAACGTTCAAGCCGGGATCGAAGTTTTCGACCTGGATCTTTGCAATCGCGTACCACGCCTGTTGCGACCGGCTCAATCGGCGGAAGCGATTTAGCGGCGACGAGCTTCCGGACCGAGCCGACGTTTCGCCTGGGCCCGAGCAGCAAGTTATCGCGCTCGACGAGGCCACGCGGCTGCGCGCCGCTATCGACGCACTGCCCGAGAAGTATCGCACCGTGGTGACCCTCTTTCACTTACAAGGACGTCAGTACGAGGAGATCGCGACGGTGCTTGGGCTTCCGATGGGTACGGTAAAGACTCACTTATTTCGCGCGAAGGAGCAGCTACGCAGGCTTCTGAGCGGAGCGGAGGTAACCGAATTATGA
- a CDS encoding response regulator transcription factor yields MPQERRPYRVLVIEDDAAISRVLQLELEHERYDVEVARDGLSGLEKALKEPDLVILDLMLPRMDGIEVCKRIRAKSRVPIIMLTARDRVPDRVTGLDAGADDYLTKPFSTEELLARVRARLRERIPHGNVIEYRDVVMDRDRHEVHRGGQAIQLTAKEYALLEYLLLHRNKVHTRDELFNGVWGSDFLGDSNLIDVYIRYLRGKIDDGFDDKLITTVRGVGYTIKD; encoded by the coding sequence ATGCCCCAGGAGCGGCGTCCCTATAGGGTCCTCGTCATCGAAGACGACGCCGCCATCAGCCGCGTCCTACAACTAGAGCTCGAACACGAGCGCTACGACGTCGAAGTAGCCCGGGACGGATTGTCGGGCCTGGAAAAAGCGCTCAAAGAACCCGATTTGGTCATTCTCGATCTCATGTTGCCGCGCATGGATGGGATCGAAGTCTGCAAGCGCATCCGCGCGAAGAGCCGCGTTCCCATCATTATGCTCACCGCACGCGATCGAGTGCCCGACCGCGTGACCGGCCTCGACGCCGGGGCCGACGACTATCTCACCAAGCCTTTCTCCACCGAGGAGCTGTTAGCGCGCGTTCGAGCGCGCCTGCGCGAGCGCATACCGCATGGCAATGTCATCGAGTATCGCGACGTCGTTATGGACCGCGATCGCCACGAGGTCCATCGTGGAGGCCAAGCGATCCAGCTGACCGCCAAAGAGTACGCCTTGCTCGAATATTTGCTCTTGCACCGCAATAAAGTCCACACGCGCGACGAACTCTTCAACGGCGTCTGGGGCAGCGATTTTCTGGGCGACTCGAATCTGATCGACGTCTACATTCGTTACCTTCGCGGTAAGATCGACGATGGCTTCGACGACAAACTCATCACGACCGTGCGAGGCGTTGGGTACACCATCAAAGATTAG
- a CDS encoding cytochrome b/b6 domain-containing protein has protein sequence MKHAAARPAVYRYALLTRASHWVWFVAFVVLVGSGLQIFNASPNLDASDKSDPARRVLAVGSPADGIGTTTILGRAFVTTGWLGWTGDGMGSRGAHAFGASITIPGYQDLAGGRRWHLFFAWIATICWLAWLVSSAIKGNLREMILRPDDLPKLWPMQAYYLKLRKTPPEHGIYNPLQRAAYTVVLFILAPFVVLTGLALSPGIDAIANPLTVVLGGRQFARLWHFIGMLLLLGFFAVHTFQVLTQGVINQMRSMITGWYQPE, from the coding sequence ATGAAGCACGCTGCGGCGCGACCGGCCGTCTATCGCTACGCTTTGCTGACGCGCGCCAGCCATTGGGTATGGTTCGTGGCGTTTGTGGTGCTCGTCGGCAGCGGCTTGCAAATCTTCAATGCCTCGCCGAACCTGGACGCCTCCGATAAGAGCGATCCGGCACGCCGCGTGCTCGCCGTCGGTTCGCCCGCCGACGGCATCGGGACCACGACCATCCTCGGTCGCGCGTTCGTCACGACCGGATGGCTGGGATGGACGGGCGACGGCATGGGGTCGCGCGGGGCGCACGCGTTTGGCGCCTCAATCACGATTCCTGGATATCAAGACCTTGCCGGCGGTCGCCGCTGGCATTTGTTCTTTGCCTGGATTGCGACGATTTGCTGGCTTGCATGGCTCGTTTCGAGCGCGATCAAAGGCAATTTGCGCGAAATGATCCTGCGCCCCGACGATCTGCCCAAGCTCTGGCCAATGCAAGCCTACTACTTGAAGCTGCGCAAGACACCGCCCGAGCACGGCATCTATAATCCACTGCAGAGAGCCGCGTATACGGTCGTGCTCTTCATCCTCGCGCCTTTCGTGGTGCTGACCGGCCTGGCGCTCTCCCCGGGTATCGACGCAATCGCCAACCCGCTGACCGTGGTCCTGGGCGGACGGCAGTTCGCGCGTCTCTGGCATTTCATCGGCATGCTCCTTCTGTTAGGGTTCTTTGCGGTTCACACGTTTCAAGTATTGACGCAAGGGGTGATCAATCAGATGCGCTCGATGATCACCGGGTGGTATCAGCCCGAATGA